TGGGGGTTGAGAGGAACAgatagaggggggaaaaagaggtggagggaggggccGCTGCCTTTTCTTACTCTGTCCTCAAGAAACGGGGCCTGCCATTCCTCTGAGAGGTCTCCCTCACAGCTCAGATAGGAAATTCAGGGACCATCAGTCCTGTGACTGAGGAAGGGCTGCCTGTCTTCAGGGGGTGGTTGGGAAACAGTCATGGCCCCAGACGGGATAGCAGTAACCAATGCAACGGCCCCCTGTCTCAGCTGGGTGCGGGATGGCTGTTGGCATAGGCCTGGTCTGGAAAGGAAGCTCGGGCTCTGCGCCCCTGGGCACACACTGAGGCGTAGAGCTCTGGCTCAGGGTCTGAGGCCTGGGGCTTTGGCTCGGAGTCCAGCAGCACCTCCGAGTACTTGATGGGGCTTCCAGGGCTGGGGACTCGGCCCTGAGGAGGCCGCAGCTGCAGGCTGGTATAGCACATCACCTCCTCTGCAGCCTGGAGATGCAAGGCTGTTAGAAGCTCACGGGACCCTTGAGAAATCCCCCACTACCTTCCCTCCCCTCTTCAGCCACAACTGACTCACCCTGGCAGGGCCTCCAGGGGCTGAATCCTGTGGGTCTGGCCCTGGTTCCTGAGACAGCCGTCCTGGGGCAGGGAACAGGAGTCTGGTCACATCTTGTTCTTCCCCCTGCACCCAGGACCTAGCCACTTGCACCCCTCCCCTTGGCCAGCTTCCTACCTGTCTGCAGATAATGCAGGTTCCCATACAGAGGGACGTCTTCCACAGACTCCCCAGAGCTGCAACACAGAGTTTAGGGGATGAGAGGTGACTTGTTGGTAAGGGGGGAACTCTCGATCAGCCCATCTTTCTTGCCCCCCACTCACCGTCCATGTCCTGGCTGGCTCCTGCTCCGGCCACTGGTCCACTGGAACAAGTGCACAGCCAGTGAGATGAGGAGCAGCAGGGTCACAGCCCCTAAGAGGGcccacagcccccaccccttGGTCAAAGAGGGGAttcctatggatgtgagagagtggggagggagtGTTACTGCCCAGCCTAACCCTCCAGGGCCCAGCAAGTGGGACATGGGGCCACGtgacccctccccctgcccctgccccgcccAGCTCACCGGTCAGTAGCTCATCAGTGGGATGATCCGTGCAATTGCAGAGTCTGCTCTGGCCTGCTGTAGTCATCCTGGCCTGAGCCAAAGGATCAGCCTGATTTATGATCTGACAGCTGTGGCAGCCGCCTTTACTCCCACCCCTCTCTGGGCCTGACCCCCACAGCTCAGCATCTCCAATACCGGTGGTGGCAAAGTCGCTGATTTccggggaggaagggggaggggaacaagggggaggggagggatgagtTAAAGAACAAAGACACCACCCTGTGCCTGCACCTGCACCACCCAGTAGCTCTTAAGcttccgcccccacccccacccttcccctgTACTCTGTACCCATTTCAGTCAGAAAAGAGGCAGGCCTGAGTTTATTGAACACTGGGCATGTGAGCTCTTGAAGACCCCAAGGCGGGCAGAAGTGGCATGAGGCAGGACCTACAAGACAAGCCAGGCCTTATGATGGAGATTACTTTCTGCCCCAGGGTGTCTGCCTTTTCTCTCCAGCGCTGAGTCCCTTGACAGAGAATAAGGAGAGGGAGGACATAATCCTCAGTGGGCATGCTACAAAGTGAAAATGGGATGAGGAGGCCCCCTTCTGCCTACAATCCCACCACATGCTGAGGCTGCCCCACAACCAAGGGACAGGGGTTAAGAATgacttttgttattgttattattactggTATAATAGTAATAGATTTAGAGGATAGAGGAAGCTTGACTCCCTCCTCCAGTCCACTTCATCCAAGCTGTCCCTAAGAACTGTGAACCTCAAAAGTTAGTTGAAGTAAAGAAACCTCTGCCCAGTCCTGTCCTGGGAACCAGCCCAGTGTTCGCACTTGTTCACTTCGGGGAGCGGCCAAGTACCTGCCCCGCCCAGAGACAGCACAGCCACATGGGAGGCTACTGATGTGGGAAGAGGGATTCTAAGTTCCAAATATAAACCTTAGACCAGAGGTCAGAGATCTGTTTTGTCTGgcccatgtgatttttttttttttttcaaagatttaaaatCATTGTAGCAGTGTGCCTGGGGTGGGGATGGTAGCAGAGGTCCTGCCACTCTAAGCAATAAGAGGGTATTGTTtgtaaagaatttaaaaacaaaagtcactAAAAGtcagtgtccttttcattatcacCATGTTCCagcaattctaaaaaaaaaaaaaatgataaaatattcctttctgaaaaatgtattttaaattattttttggctgtgctgggtcttcattgcagcacaggGGCTTTATCTAAATGTGTTGCTCAGGCTTCTCAATGTGGCGCCTTCTCTTGCtgccagagcacaggctctagggggcTTCAGtagcagctctcaggctctagagcgagggctcagtagttgtggtgcactggcttagttgctccactggcatcttcctgaccaaggattgaactgatatcccctgcattgcaaggccgATTCtgaactactggaccatcagggaagccctctgaaaaatattttgtagataTATGTTCTAAATTGTTGTGGTTACTGATGAGTTTTAATACTATGTAAAATTCAAGTTTCAAATATGTAaaattcatgggaaggactgaggctgaagctgaaactgcaatactttggccacctgatgcaaagaactgactcatctgaaaagaccctgatgctgggaaagattgaaggtgggaggagaaggggacaacagaggatgaggtggttgaatggcatcactgactcaatggacatgagtttgagtaagctctgggagttggtgatggacagggaagcctggtgtgctacagtccatggggttgcaaagagtcggacacaactgagcgactgaactgaaacttcaaAAATTAGCACATTTGTGTTACTtaccctttaaaaatattataatccacaacttccctggtggtccggtggttaagactccatgcttccaatgcagggggctcaggttccatccgtggtcaggaaactagatttcacattctgcaactaagagtttgaatgctgcaactaagacctggcacagccaaataaatgttttttgttgttgttgttgtttttaatataataatctgCATGGAAGTTAATCTGTAGAATCCTAGTTATACAGCTGTATAATCCTAGGTATACAGCTGGCTCCTGACACAAGGTTGAGCTACATGTGTTTATATCCAGAATTAGTTCTTAACAGTTTTTAATTGTTCTTTGGTTTGGGCACAATTTCTGTGTCCAACTCCTATAATATTACATATTCCTGCATCTAACcaatagatttaaaaacaaacaatgatAGCACAGGGATTGAAAAGTCAAGTAAACTGAGCTTGAGTAGTTTAATTCTGCCATTCTAGGTGACCACTTAGTTTTTGTTTATATTGAAAATGTCTGGAATTTACTGTGAAATGGAATTTTTATGAATCTCTGCCAAACATCCCTTTGTTTACgactttcttttcccatttgtatGTCTGTTGCTTCATATGAAAGAAacttttttgaaatgaaaattaataaaaggtATTCTTTAATCAACCGTGGGTGGAAATTGACAAATGTATTGAATTTGAATATGAATATTGAATATGAATATGCcaaaattatttttgacaaattTTCAGAAGTtaactttagaaaaagaaattagagtTATTCATTACTCAGCTAGGTTACTATGTAGATACAAATTTTTTACCTCTTTCTCAAAAAACACAATAATGTAGCCAAGAAATTCATTACCCTTTCTTGTTCTGTAATGTAAATTCAATTTTAACTCTTTTTATATTGTCATGATTATATCTACAAACTCCAATAAAAGAGATAATTCACTGTCTGAATTTCTGgcccttattattattatttttggggccctgttatttgtttcatttactgtttatttgaagaaggaaatggcaaccccttccaatattcttgcctggagaattccatggagagaggagcctggcaggctacagtccatggggtcgcaaagagttggacatgactgaggcgactctCCCTCGTATGCCACTGATTCGTTGTcaacctttaaaaactggagtTCCAGTTTTTTGAAATCCCGATTCATTGATCTATTGGAAAAAAACCAGAAGGGCAATAGTGGGCCCGAATTCCCTAAAGGCAACAATCAGCTGGGGGCCATTTATCGTATTACAACTGGCCTGAATCACTTGTTTACATTGATTATGTCAACTGGTTTAGCGTCGGGGTTTAGACTGCCAAGCCAGGTTGCCTCTGGGTATTCCACTAGACAGGACAACTGTCCTGAGTGAGGGTCTCTCTCTGCCCTGCCCACTCCCTTTCTGGAAGGACAAAAAGATATAcctgtatttcattcatttatttagcacaGCTATACctcatttgtttaataaatacataCCGATTGCTTGCTTATATGTCAAGCTCTGGAGATACAAATGTGAGTGGGAAATGGTTTCTTCCCTCAAAGAGTTCTTGGTCTAATTAGGAATAGGGCCCTATGTATCCTAGACAATTAAAAGACAGTGTGGAAAGATTACTCAACTCTGACTGGTCAATTCAACTGGTCAACTCTGACCAACTCAATTCTTGGTCTAATTAGGAATAGGGCCCTATGTATCCTAGACAAGAAAAAGACAGTGTGAGAACGATTACTCAACTCGGACTGGAGAAGGAGCAGGAGAGACTGGATAGGTGGTGATGAGTGGCAGATCTTATGCAGACAAAAAAGGGTTGAAATCTCTGCCAGCCTCTTACCTGATTACAAACTTAACCTTCCTGAACCTTAGTttccttattctttaaaaaaactttaattatATTTACCTGTTGGGTCGTCTTGAACACATTAATTTCATTCAACAAGGATTCACCTGATGCCTGCTAGTATCAGGTGCTGTGCTAGGCTATAGGAATAAACATGgtaaagaaaaagagatatgGCCCCTGCTCTCATGAAATTTACAATCtagctgtgttttatttttataattaattttagtttattagttaattttaagtaatttaaatggTTTATTGAAATGTAACTGACATGCAATAGTGGTTTGAAGGAAGTACAATAGCTGCACTAATGAATAAGCCAGAAGTTAAGGGttctgtatatagtccatggggtcgcaaagagtcggacacgactgaacaactttcacttccacttatGAAGGGAACACGCACATTACAGGAGGAAAGGGAGATCTGAAAGTTGTATAGGGGTGTTAGCTGTGCAGAAACAGAGTGACTTCGAAACGTCCCGGAGACAGTTAATGTTATTTTGTGTCTGTTATTTTATTGTCCCTCAAGTTAAAATGAGACGTGCTGAGAATGAGCCCCGTGAGGTTGGTGCGCATGGAAGCGCACTGCCTGCGTAACTATTAGAAGCTGACGGATGACACCCCGCCACACGCCGCTCGGCTTTCCCACCCCCAGGGTAGGATCGCTTCTTGGCGGGTTTAGTCGTGAGAAGCAGGGGAAATCTACGTGCTCGGGCACGTGGCACTTTCTGCCCACGGTCCGGGGACTTTCCCCTAGGCGCAAACAAGGAACTAGTCCTCCGTATGTAGCCTAGGAAACAGGCCTTCAGCACGAACCTCGTTCCCCACGTCGCATTCAAGCCCTTTATAGCTCGAGGAGGAAACTTATTTTATAGTTAGGGTGAGGAGATTGGTGGCGTGGCACATTAAAAACCACTTCCCTGTATAACCTTCTAAGAATGTAGTCTTCTGGAGGCATTCTGGCTAACAGATACCTATATAGAGATAAGAAATGAACTAGTTTCACAAATGAACTAAGCTAAGCCCTCAGTCCTATGCAAATAAGGCCTGGCCCCGCCCACACCCTAGGTGGGCGTGACCTCCCTGGGAGGCCCAGGGTGGGAATAGCTGGGGCTGGGGGACGCGCCTGCGTGCGCGTGCACCGGTGCGTCCGACAACGCCGGCGTCTCCCGCGTTCTCCCGTGTTGGCCTGCTATGGCGAGCGTGGTGTCGCTCGCTGGTACGCTGGGGCTGCTACTTGTGTCTGCGCTGCCCGAGGTGCTCGGAGACCGCCGCAGCCCCGACCGCCGGGCACACCCAGGTACCAGCGAGGGCTGCTGGAGGGAGGCTGGGACTGCCCCCGGGCCCCAAGCCCCAGCTGTACTGACccgcctctgccctcctcctcagGCGACGCCGGCCAGGTCGGCCCTGCGGCCGCGGAACCCCGGCGGCAGTCGCCGCCGTCCAAGAACCAGCGCGAGCGGGCTCCGTCCGGGGCGCTGCCCTTGGGGGCGCTGTACACCGCGGCCGCCGTGGCTTTTGTGCTGTACAAGTGTTTGCAGGTGCGGGACGACCAGGGGTGGGGATGCCCCGGCCCTGAATCTCGATGAGGGCGCCATGGTACCAAGAACAAGACACGTTTTCCCGtcattttgtaaaatgaagacagGAGTTCCCTGACTTTCCAACATGATGGGGTTAGTTAAAGCATCCCGCGAGGTAATGGATGTGAAGGGCCCTTGGTTAATTTTAAATAGTAACCATTACATTTAGTCCTTCCAACAATCCAGTGAAGAGGTTGTCAATTGCTCAAGGTCACTCAGAGATAGTAACTGGTGGCCCTAAGATTTGAACCCAGCAAATGTCCATACTATAATAAGTGCGGTTCCTAGTGAGTTTCCAAGCTTGGCACGAGCAGTTGATTACTGTAGCCAGAGTTTTTAGAGTTCAAGGAACTAAGTAGTCTCAAGTTATCCTCGGGAAGGAGGCCCTGAAATGTGAACTGACAGTACATTTTGTTGAATTAAAACTGTTGAAATGGATAGTAGTACCTCCCAGGGCTTTTTCTTCAGCCCTGGCCCTATCACTTACCTTGGGAAATAGAGGACTGAGCCAATTTGGAGATGACATTAAACTAGGAGGTCTAGCTAATCATGATCCATAGTAGACTTAACAGGCTAGGATGAGGGGCTGAATTTAATGGTGAAATTTAACAAGGATTGATAAATTCTATTCTTGGACCCAAGTATAGCCTGAAAGAAACTTAATTCTCTTGAGGGCACTGTTCTAAGAGcattgttgtggttcagtcactaagttgtgtctggctctgtgacctcatggattgcagtgtgtcaggcttcctggtccttcaccatctcccagagtttgctcaaacttatgtccattgagtcggtaatgccatctcTTAAACCAGAGTAAAgcacccagagaaaaccatgtcAAATGAGCACTGACTGAAAAACATTGGTGCTATTAAATCAGAGAAGACAGGGAGTATGACCGTTGCCTTCAAATTCCTGAGGGGCTGTCATGTTGAAAAGATGATTTTGGAAAGCTCTGCTCAGCACCATGAAAAGATAGCGATGGACTGTGTCTAGCTTTGTGTATAAACTAAACCAGAGCGTTATCAAACAatagagcttctccttcctgGAGGCGTTTTAGTAGATTGAACAGCAACCACTCATGGGGTGCACTGACATTGCTTCCTGTCCTGAATGAGGAGCTGGAATAGATATGATTGTGAttctctgagattaaaaaaaaaaaacccactagtTTTGTCTATCTGGAATTATCCTTGGCCTTTATCTGGCTTTGGAGACTGAGGTTATTGAGGTCCTTGCTGCTGCAGTATCCCCCTTGCCTTTTTCCACAGCAGGGGAAAGATGAGGCTGCTGTTCTCCAAGAGGAGGCAGGCAAGAAGGATTCATTGCAATCAGGTGGGTTTTGCAGAGGTCTGTGCTTGGTGGGGGATTAAGGGACAGCAGAAAGTAACCATTGCTCTTTTCTCCCATACCCCCAGAGCAACACCTTGCGCAGCTGACACAACAGCTTGTCCAGACAGAGCAACACCTGAACAGTCTGATGGCCCAGCTGGACCCCCTTTTTGAGCGGTAAGGAGAGCAATGACCCTGTGGCTAGAGAGAGCTTATGGTAGGTGGAAGAGGTGGGGACAGAGATTGGGCAGCCTCTGAATGGACATATCTGCAGTGTGACTACCCTGGCTGGAGCCCAGCAGGAGCTTCTGCACATGAAGCTACAGACCATCCACCAGCTGTTACAAGACAGCAAACCGAACAAGGGTGTGGAGGTTCCAGAACCAGGTACAGGGTTGGGAGGTGAGAGTCTGCTGGAGGTAGAGACAAAGCCTCTGAAACTGGAACATGTCTGATCTCCCCCCTCACAGAGGCCAGCATACCCTTTCCCGAGGACTTCTGTATAGAGGAGGACGAGGAAGAGACTGGTGACAATCAGGCCTGGGAGGAGCCCCTAAATTGGAACACAGGGACAAGGAACCTAACTCCTCCCAGGGAAATGGAGCCCACGCTAAGGAGAAGATGTAGGAAATCTGCAGCACAGGGCCTCAGTCACAGCCCCcagtggaaagaaggaaaaacagtggATGGTTTAGTAAAACAGAGTCTGTTCCTGTGACTGGATGCTCCTGTGTGCTTTTTCCATTCCAGCtggacacacacacccacccccccTTACTAGGTGCCTGCGAACAACCAGGCCTTCTTGAAAAGCTTCCCTTATTAGGACATAAAGAGGCCGCCTTCCAGTGTAGGAGCTGAGAAGATAGAGGGAGCTCCAGTTCTTTTATTTGTATTCCTGAGGCCACAGTCATGCCAGCCTTAAGGGCACAGAAATCCCTTTTCTCATATTGCATAGCTGAGACAAAATGgcttctccaaaaaagaaaacactttaccAAAATCCAGTGGggaaataaattatagaaattatataCAACATAAAAACAGCCACACTTGCAAAGCTGCAAACTTGATAGATAAACAGCTGTCCACAGACACAGCACCAAACTTATCAGTCCCAAATCCCTTCCTCTGTATTGGCGGAGCTGATTCAGCTGAGTCAGACTTGATGTCCTGATTCTTTAAAAGCTGGTCAAAGGACATTGTGTGTCTTGGTCTCAGGCAAACACAAAATGATTCTTCTCAAACCATGAAGAGTCCGTGTTTTGTTAGTAAGATTCCTTTGTACCCCTGATTCTGACCTATCCGCACAGTATCCTGGACTCTGGAATTTTTAAGATTCTGCTAGTTCTTCTGGCTGCTGTGGAGAGAAAACAGTTCAGGCACCGGCATGAGCACTCTATTCTGACAAAATCACCTGGGGTGTTGGACAGGGGCgtgcttggggggtgggggtgagttcCAGACAGGAAATAGGCTCAGAAGTGCCATCTCCAGCTCCTGGGCCTCACCACAGCACTCTTACTAAGAGAAAACAACTTACCTGATGGCCAAAGTCAGACTGTGGTACCAGTGTGACAGCTCCTCCTGGTCTGTGGACATAAGCAGTAGCTTCTCATGGGGAAAGGACAGCTAGAGAGAGATCACCTCTTAGCACATGGCTCAGAAAGGTCCAGCCTTAAGCCAAAGGCCCTGCTATTTCCATGGCAGTGATTTAGGGCTGAAGTGAGAACCAGGTATGAACCCTAAGCCCTGGTATGCTCTCAATGCAGGTAGCTCAGTTCCTATGAGGGGGGCTTAGGCCAAGGAGATGAGTGGTGCACAGGCACTTGGTATATTTTGGGCCCTTCCTACCCTGCCGAGGGCTCTTGCCTGTTACTTACGCTAAGCAGTCCACCACAAGGGCCTCCTGAGTGGCCAAAGACCCTGTGGAGTTGACACTCGCCCATGGGGTAGAGGGCCCGGCAGGCAAAGGTGCCACTCTGCAGCAGATGCAATGGGGGTCGAGGCTTGGCCATGAGGAGTGcatcagagaaaaggaagaacattCGGGGCCTAGGCTCCCCTCGGGGAGGCACCACCAATAGCCATCCCTGGCGTAGGAACCAGCGACCTGAGAGGTGGGAGATCCATTATTCTGGTACAGCTTCAGGACTACAACCcgcaaaataaaaggaaagggaGGCTGAGAAAATG
This portion of the Bubalus bubalis isolate 160015118507 breed Murrah chromosome 3, NDDB_SH_1, whole genome shotgun sequence genome encodes:
- the SIT1 gene encoding signaling threshold-regulating transmembrane adapter 1 produces the protein MTTAGQSRLCNCTDHPTDELLTGIPSLTKGWGLWALLGAVTLLLLISLAVHLFQWTSGRSRSQPGHGRSGESVEDVPLYGNLHYLQTGRLSQEPGPDPQDSAPGGPARAAEEVMCYTSLQLRPPQGRVPSPGSPIKYSEVLLDSEPKPQASDPEPELYASVCAQGRRARASFPDQAYANSHPAPS
- the CCDC107 gene encoding coiled-coil domain-containing protein 107 isoform X2 produces the protein MASVVSLAGTLGLLLVSALPEVLGDRRSPDRRAHPGDAGQVGPAAAEPRRQSPPSKNQRERAPSGALPLGALYTAAAVAFVLYKCLQGKDEAAVLQEEAGKKDSLQSEQHLAQLTQQLVQTEQHLNSLMAQLDPLFERVTTLAGAQQELLHMKLQTIHQLLQDSKPNKGVEVPEPEASIPFPEDFCIEEDEEETGDNQAWEEPLNWNTGTRNLTPPREMEPTLRRRCRKSAAQGLSHSPQWKEGKTVDGLVKQSLFL
- the CCDC107 gene encoding coiled-coil domain-containing protein 107 isoform X1, translating into MASVVSLAGTLGLLLVSALPEVLGDRRSPDRRAHPGDAGQVGPAAAEPRRQSPPSKNQRERAPSGALPLGALYTAAAVAFVLYKCLQQGKDEAAVLQEEAGKKDSLQSEQHLAQLTQQLVQTEQHLNSLMAQLDPLFERVTTLAGAQQELLHMKLQTIHQLLQDSKPNKGVEVPEPEASIPFPEDFCIEEDEEETGDNQAWEEPLNWNTGTRNLTPPREMEPTLRRRCRKSAAQGLSHSPQWKEGKTVDGLVKQSLFL